One Dreissena polymorpha isolate Duluth1 chromosome 9, UMN_Dpol_1.0, whole genome shotgun sequence genomic window carries:
- the LOC127846550 gene encoding uncharacterized protein LOC127846550, translating into MEVKKKDPFQLHVNIMKSQCMQHLGQETHSYTGKHPYPQQELDEELLSSTGKKREKETKVCDLCKFDDLQETAIGFCINCTDFLCKSCLVNHKRIKVTRSHIVLQGDEMPTDVEPFRQLRDLVKCEFHPEYDMTFICAEHSTYICSVCVTEKHRMCKLGTISALHNEKGPEIDGYVKESLLNLQARIVQLKSNQETYLKRMLEDQNRAIAEAQDIAQQRIEEINTLTLKVVDEITELGKTETSITKSRINDANYINQEIRRMHRIMETAHKYGSADECILASRSIDANAKEITTKLCALETSDQKHFSIDNLQEIHKLNRLCDIRFASAVKNKLVIENASDELSDVLECDELDKHSDTCTVRDFGTQVWYETSISKCNKEVQTLNIACVSEPNIQATRPLTHHSMPPQGASKHSVRSFMERSVTKTSSKFKIKSPNDEFNCSVTAIKILSDGKMLVADRQNKKIKLLSPEFVILHECVLSGPPIDLCVVKDDIYVCCFDEKKVVRFFIDFFGRLCQTGGYPTKFWPVSISHFEERVMILFLKQSGRFDLNEPESVEIEIRNGSKIDAGLEYGPEDTSSSSEDGEDDHYYIDWAKRILTVEFGSVVLAENNRISCYGIDEFQKKIGDRKWYYKYYGSNPLDNARGITSDSEGNVYICGSESNNIHQMSSENYRQNRILISDIKRPYSVCVDSKRGRLIVGCCQDNRIHVFYFQ; encoded by the coding sequence ATGGAAGTAAAGAAAAAAGATCCATTTCAGCTTCACGTGAACATTATGAAATCACAATGTATGCAGCATCTGGGTCAGGAAACACACTCTTACACAGGTAAACATCCATATCCCCAACAAGAGCTTGATGAGGAACTTTTATCATCAACTGGGAAAAAACGTGAAAAAGAAACTAAAGTTTGCGATTTGTGCAAATTCGATGACCTTCAAGAAACTGCCATTGGTTTTTGTATTAACTGCACTGATTTTCTATGCAAAAGCTGCCTAGTGAATCATAAGAGAATAAAGGTTACACGTTCGCATATCGTATTACAAGGGGATGAAATGCCTACAGATGTTGAACCTTTTCGTCAATTGCGAGACCTTGTAAAATGTGAATTTCACCCTGAATACGACATGACGTTTATATGTGCTGAACACTCCACTTATATATGTTCCGTGTGTGTTACAGAGAAACATCGCATGTGTAAATTGGGGACAATTAGCGCATTACATAATGAAAAGGGCCCTGAAATAGATGGCTATGTGAAAGAAAGTCTGCTGAATCTACAAGCGCGCATTGTACAATTAAAATCAAATCAAGAAACATACCTGAAGCGCATGCTAGAAGACCAGAATAGAGCGATTGCAGAAGCACAAGATATTGCACAACAACGAATAGAGGAGATTAATACACTCACTTTAAAAGTGGTAGATGAGATAACCGAGCTTGGAAAAACAGAAACCAGCATCACTAAATCAAGAATAAATGATGCTAATTATATAAATCAGGAAATAAGAAGAATGCACCGAATAATGGAAACAGCCCATAAATATGGAAGTGCTGATGAATGTATTTTAGCTTCAAGGAGTATTGATGCTAATGCCAAAGAAATCACGACAAAACTATGTGCTTTGGAAACAAGTGACCAAAAACACTTTTCAATTGACAATCTTCAGGAAATTCATAAATTGAATCGTCTCTGCGATATTCGCTTTGCAAGTGCTGTAAAAAATAAACTCGTCATTGAAAACGCAAGCGATGAATTAAGTGATGTTCTTGAATGCGATGAATTAGACAAACATAGTGACACCTGCACAGTGCGAGACTTTGGTACTCAGGTTTGGTATGAGACTTCAATTTCCAAATGCAATAAAGAAGTACAAACATTGAATATCGCTTGCGTATCTGAACCAAACATTCAAGCAACACGGCCCTTAACACATCATTCCATGCCGCCTCAAGGTGCAAGCAAACACAGTGTAAGGTCGTTTATGGAAAGGTCTGTAACAAAAACGTCttccaaatttaaaataaaatcccCAAATGACGAATTTAATTGTTCCGTAACAGCTATTAAAATCCTTTCCGATGGGAAGATGTTGGTTGCAGACAGACAGAACAAAAAGATAAAACTATTGTCCCCAGAATTTGTAATTCTTCACGAGTGCGTACTTTCTGGACCCCCAATAGATTTGTGCGTAGTTAAGGATGACATTTATGTCTGTTGCTTTGACGAAAAAAAGGTCGTGaggttttttattgattttttcggAAGATTGTGCCAGACGGGTGGTTATCCAACGAAGTTTTGGCCTGTAAGCATATCGCATTTTGAAGAACGAGTAATGATTTTGTTCTTGAAACAGTCGGGTCGTTTTGATTTAAACGAGCCCGAGTCTGTAGAAATTGAAATCAGAAACGGAAGCAAAATCGACGCCGGATTAGAATATGGCCCAGAGGACACTTCCAGTTCTTCGGAGGATGGAGAGGACGACCATTATTATATAGATTGGGCTAAAAGGATCTTAACGGTAGAGTTCGGGTCAGTTGTATTAGCAGAAAACAATCGTATTTCATGCTACGGCATTGACGAGTTTCAAAAAAAGATTGGTGACCGAAAATGGTATTATAAATATTATGGATCAAATCCTTTGGATAATGCAAGAGGAATTACAAGTGATAGTGAAGGAAATGTCTATATTTGTGGCTCAGAGTCCAATAACATTCATCAAATGTCTTCAGAGAACTACCGCCAAAACAGGATACTTATTTCGGATATCAAAAGGCCATATTCTGTGTGTGTCGATTCAAAAAGAGGTCGACTGATTGTGGGTTGCTGTCAAGATAATCGCATTCATGTGTTTTACTTCCAATAA